Proteins co-encoded in one Brassica rapa cultivar Chiifu-401-42 chromosome A02, CAAS_Brap_v3.01, whole genome shotgun sequence genomic window:
- the LOC103848827 gene encoding rRNA-processing protein EFG1 yields MAHGGYAKRRVSEPNNTAGSGSRRSKGLRVEKKPKIVSLKNQMRSVERFLRKDLPREVKETLKHKLEYLKKQQDDHTRLAVERKVFLRNRKIRFFERRKIERSIRRLEKLQRTSSAPVDVAEQLCKLKEDLEYVRFFPKNEKYVSLFTGAEDSEVIERRSKMRKQIKANIIVAAASGKELEETGSEDDGLLELSDDDFFDKGSSSDEADADDELTDKSTKEAASSRATSGMSSDERNQKQNSDRALMPPPQARFGPNARKSSSMQRNEMPSSSRNTSMPSSSRNTSNRRSESLYNARGADATSYSSQSSNLSSNSDAHKPKRKRRPKKKKQQA; encoded by the exons AAGCGGCAGCAGGAGGTCGAAAGGATTACGCGTCGAGAAGAAACCTAAGATTGTCTCTCTCAAGAACCAGATGCGTTCTGTTGAACGCTTTCTTCGCAAa GATTTGCCTCGTGAAGTCAAAGAGACTCTAAAACACAAGTTGGAGTATCTGAAGAAGCAGCAAGATGACCACACTCGTCTTGCTGTTGAACGTAAAGTATTCCTCAGGAACCGAAAGATTCGCTTCTTTG AGCGGAGAAAGATCGAAAGGAGCATCAGACGTCTTGAGAAGCTACAACGTACTTCATCTGCTCCTGTGGACGTAGCTGAGCAACTCTGTAAACTCAAAGAAGATCTTGAATATGTTAGG ttCTTTCCCAAGAATGAGAAGTACGTATCTCTGTTTACTGGAGCTGAGGATTCAGAAGTGATTGAGCGGAGAAGTAAAATGCGGAAGCAGATCAAAGCCAATATTATTGTTGCTGCTGCTAGTGGGAAAGAGTTAGAAG AGACGGGGAGTGAAGATGATGGTCTTCTGGAACTTAGTGATGATGATTTCTTTGACAAAGGGAGCTCAAGCGATGAAGCTGACGCAGATGATGAATTGACTGATAAAAGCACAAA GGAGGCTGCTTCTAGTAGAGCAACATCTGGCATGTCTAGTGATGAAAGGAACCAG AAGCAAAACTCGGACAGGGCTCTAATGCCACCACCACAAGCAAGGTTTGGACCAAATGCTAGGAAGAGCTCGTCTATGCAGAGGAATGAGATGCCATCATCCTCGAGAAACACTTCAATGCCATCATCCTCGAGAAACACTTCAAACAGAAGAAGTGAATCTTTATATAATGCCAGGGGTGCTGACGCAACTTCTTATAGCAGTCAGAGTAGCAACCTGAGCTCCAATTCCGATGCTCATAAACCCAAAAGGAAGAGAcggccaaagaagaagaagcaacag GCGTGA